The following DNA comes from Pongo pygmaeus isolate AG05252 chromosome 9, NHGRI_mPonPyg2-v2.0_pri, whole genome shotgun sequence.
gtggggtggaggaggaCATGAAGGCCTTTGGGTGCCATGATGGGAGGTGGTGGAAGGTTTTGACCTGTCCACTTTCCTGTTTCCTCCTTGAAGCTGAGGCATATGTCAGTGGGATGCTCTTTTGCCTGGGTATATTTCTCTCCTTTTACCTGCTGACCGTCCTCCTGGCCTGCTGGGAGAACTGGAGGTAAAGTGGAACTGCTGGGCCCTCCCCTGGTCTGGGTGGGTTGGGCAGGTGtgtggggcagatcacttggCAGGATCTGAGCCAGCCTAGGGTAATCTACACCATCCATAGCAGATGATGGTGGGGCTGTTAGAGTCTGTGACCCATGAGCCTCTCTAGAAACCATCTCCTCCCCTCAACCTTCTTCCCAAGCAGGGAGATCCCATATTGCTCCCCAGCCTGTGAGGAACCCTGGGACAAAGGGTGGAGGACAGGGTCATAGGGatgagagtggagtggagaggtagaAGGAAAGCCAGCCCCATACAGATGGATCCTTGTCCTGTCCCATCTGGGTGGCCTGTGGGTTCTGTCCATGCAGGCAGAAGAAGAAGACCCTGCTGGTGGCCATTGACCGAGCCTGCCCAGAAAGCGGTACCTCCAGGGGGCCTGGGTGGGGCGGGCACAGTGTGCTTTGTGTTTTGCAGGGTAGTGGTGGATGGTGGATTGTTCCCTAAGGGGTTGGAGGAGGAAGGGCTGGGGGTTTCTGGATGTTCAGATTGGGATAACACTCCACAGATGGGAATGAGGCTGGGATATGATGTCCATGCACCCCTAACATGCACacctcagaggctgaggctgtcGCTTGGTTTATTCCATGTCTAGCGATGgtgtctgcctgccttgggcagTGCGGCCCACGCTCTCTGGGATTATTaacctttccttctctctctcttccacccctccctctctttctgtccTCCCTCCTGCGTGGGACCTTCTCTCTTAGCTTCTCTCCTTGGTAAGCTCCAGGTGCTGTGGGCAGAGGAGCTGGAGTCCAGAGTAGGGGAGGAAGGGTGGAGCACAGGGCTGTCTGGAGGGCTCGTGGGCGGGTCAGATGTTGTCTTTGTTGCTGGTAACTTAGATGTGCCTGTTCTTGAACTTTCTCTCTCCTTAGGGAAGACAAAGGGTGGCGCTGTTTCCatgggagaggcaggcagggggctggggcgggtggtggtggcagcagtgggGTGTGTTTGCCTGGATAGGTGCTGCTTCTCGTCTGTTGGCATGGCCTCCTTGTGGCTGTCTTCTCTGgacctttctttgttcttttccctGGCTCTAGGCCTCTCTTTTTGTCCAGTGCTAACAGACCTTGACTTCTCATTGCAGGTCACCCTCGAGTCCTGGCTGATTCTTTTCCTGGCAGTTCCCCTTATGAGGGTTACAACTATGGCTCCTTTGGTATGTGTCAAAGCCAGCACCGTGCTTGCGGGGGACATGACCTTGTCTCCTTAGGCCACCACCTCCGAGGCGGTAAAGTGGGAGCCATCTCCTCCAGTCCCCACACCCTCTGCAGATGCTCAGAGCCCCTTTCCCTGCGGCCTCTCCTTCCCGCCTCACCACTGATCGTTCCCCGCAGAGAATGTGTCTGGATCTACTGATGGTCTGGTTGACAGCGCTGGCACTGGGGACCTCTCTTATGGTTACCAGGGTGAGTGGGCCAGGCTGGGAGGGGCTGTGTGGTACAGGCTGGTGTTGTCTGGGTAAAATGTCACGGTGGGCGGTTGCGTCTTCTGCCAGATGCTGGAACCTGGGAAGGGCCTGCTGTTTTCCTAACCCGTCTCTTCCCTCATCCCCTCCTCCTTGGCCCCAGTTCCCTGGTAACTTTCCCTTTCCTTCGAAGGGCACGACCAGTTCAAGCGGCGCCTCCCCTCTGGCCAGATGCGGCAGCTGTGCCTTCCCATGGGTAGacctggggtgggggtagggctGTTTTGCCAATCAGTGCCTGCCGGCTCCAGTTGACTGCCGGCTCCGGGGCCAGAAAGATTCTATGTGCATGGCTTCCCCATGTAATTCCAGTAATTGCCCGCTCTTGTGTCTTCTGAGATAGCAGCAGCGCACAGGCTCCTTTGGCTGGCGGGCTGGCGCCTCTCCTCCCTCCAGGCTGGACGTTCTAGTTTATCGTCTGCGTTGCCAGTGCCCTCACTCCCTGGCCTGCTAGGGGAGGGCTCACAGGCATGGAGGTCACATTCTGGCCTCTGGATAAAGGAGAAATACTCTTTCTGCACCCCAGGCCCACTGGGTCTTTAACCCAGTGGCAGCCAAGGCAGTGTCTTCTCAGAACCCACAGGGCTGGGCACCCTTGAATCAGCATGACTTGCCGAGTTCAATCCTGTTGTTTGTGTCTGCTGCCTGGGGTCTGCTCAGTGTCCTGGCCTGGGAGGCCCTAGCCCATGAGGGGTGCCAGGAACAGAGCAAAGCTAGAGCGGCCCCTGTGTGGTGGCCTTTTCTAGAGTCTACCATCATCCCCCAGGACTTAGGAGCACCTGATGTCTCCTCCCAGCTCCTGAGCCCACGTCCACCCCAACTCTGAGCCCTAGCCCACAATTTGCCTCTTCCCTACTGCTTAATAATTGTTATAATTGCCTCAGATGGGCGAGGGCCACTGTGGGTTTTGTGTCCACCAGTGcaacccctccctccctgccctttctAGGCCGCTCCTTTGAACCTGTGGGTACTCGGCCCCGAGTGGACTCTATGAGCTCTGTGGAGGAGGATGACTACGACACATTGACCGACATCGATTCCGACAAGAATGTCATTCGTACCAAGGTCTGACCCGTGGGCCTGGCCTGGTCAGGCGTTTCCCGAGAAAGGGACATTCTGTGTTCCCGCCCCAGCATGTTCCCACTGATGTGGCATTTAgggaagcagaaggaaggggctCAGCTGGGGCAGGGCAGATGCTGGGGAAGCTAACTTGACCTCCAACCCCTTCCGGCCTGATTGGCCAAACACTCTTGATCTAAGCGGCTGCAGCAGTGGGATGGCCTTGAACCCTGCCCACCTGAATTTGGCCCTGTCTGAGGGAGGCCCCTCTTGTCCACCTCTTAACCTGGGGTAGGGAGCTTCTCCCGAGTAGCAGTAATGGGGCTGATTCCAGCTTCTCCCCAGCAATACCTCTATGTGGCTGACCTGGCACGGAAGGACAAGCGTGTTCTGCGGAAAAAGTACCAGATTTACTTCTGGTGAGCGGGCCGAGTGGCTGGGGCTCTGCTGTTGGTGGGTGTGTGGCGGCCTTGGGTGCCACCCGCCTCACTGCCACCCTCCCGCTCCGCAGGAACATTGCCACCATTGCTGTCTTCTATGCCCTTCCTGTGGTGCAGCTGGTGATCACCTACCAGACGGTGAGAGGGCGGGGCGGGTTCACCTTTCCCACAGCCTAGGACACCGCCCCAAAGTGCAGAGTCTCCCAGCCTGGGGCCCTGGTGTTCCATCACAGGAcctgggttcagatcccagctctgccttcccAGCCGAGTGACCCAGGGCAAATCACATAACCTCCCAGCCCTGAgtgtcagtttcttcatctgcaaaatgggagcaGCCCGCATTAAAGATAGCCCCTCCCTGCTTTCTTGTGCGGATTATGAAACCAAAGTCCTGGGGCTTTGTAAGCATcagtttcccttcccttttctctgtccCATGGGGCAAGAACTTCCATCACGGTCATGCCTCAGGGTTTTCAGCCACGCCTAATGAGAGGGGACAGCGACTGTGCTGCTTGGCATCCATGTTCTCAGAAGGAGCACGTGCCTGCGGTGCTGTGTATTCCCACCTGCTAGCTGTGGTGGCACTTGCTCTTTTTGGCCAAAGGGGCCTGGGTGGCGGGACGTGGGCTGAGTTGAGTGTGACAACAGACCCACTCCCTGTCCCTGCTCCTGCTACAGGTGGTGAATGTCACAGGGAATCAGGACATCTGCTACTACAACTTCCTCTGCGCCCACCCACTGGGCAATCTCAGGTGGGGGTCATGCTGGGAGGCCCCTTGTCCAGGCCAAGGGTGAAatggggcagggcctggggctTTGCAATGCCCGCCTGGGCTAGGGAAGAGGCCTGGGTGTGAGTCCCAAGCAGTCCGCCTTGTGTTGCCCCTTCTAGCGCCTTCAACAACATCCTCAGCAACCTGGGGTACATCCTGCTGGGGCTGCTTTTCCTGCTCATCATCCTGCAACGGGAGATCAACCACAACCGGGCCCTGCTGCGCAACGACCTCTATGCCCTGGTGAGGGAGCACCTGCCTGCCTGCCGCAGCCTCAgctccagcacagacctcaagcCTTGGCTCCAGGACACCCTTTTGGGCAGGCCTGGCCGTGCCTTCCCCAGCTCTCCCCTCCCCAGTTCTGTCTGGCCCACCCCATCCAGCCCAGcctgccccaccctgccctgccctcccttgCCAGCCTGCCCAGGCCAGCCCACTCCTGCACACCCACACTCGACACACACCCCACCCCTTTTCCTCTTCCACTCCTCTTAGCGTCCCTCTTTTGggtcccttcttccctttctgcctcacttcctccctcccttcccttctccttctctctctctctaacagGAATGTGGGATCCCCAAACACTTTGGACTGTTCTACGCCATGGGCACAGCCCTGATGATGGAGGGGCTGCTCAGTGCTTGCTATCATGTGTGCCCCAACTATACCAATTTCCAGTTTGGTGAGTGGGGCCTCCTTCTTTTCTGGCTTAACCTACAGCAGGGACCTGGCTGAGTCTTTCACCATCCCGAAGTCACCCACAGGGATCGCTAAGACAGCCCTGTAGGAAACTCCAAGGCTGGCGTGCCTGGGTGTGCACACATCCTAGCCTATGGAACACGGGCACCTAGATGCTGCTTCATTCGTCTGTCAAGCTATTCCTATGTAAAGGCATGTGCCGCACTGAAGAAAACAGGATAATTAAGAAGGGGGCcctggccgggcgccgtggctcacgcctgtaatcccagcactttgggaggccgaggcagatggatcacgaggtcaggagatcgagaccatcctggctaacacggtgaaaccccatctctactaaaaatacaaaaaattagccgggcaaagtggcaggcacctgtagtcccagctgcttgggaggctgaggcaggaaaatggcatgaagccgggaggcagagtttgcagtgagccaagattgcgccactgcgctccagcctgggcaatagagcgagactccgtctcaaaaaaaaaaaaaaagaaggggaccctggctgggcacggtggctcatgcctgtaatcctagcactttgggaggctgaggcggggggatcgcccgaggtggggagtttgagatcagcctggccaacatggtgaaaccccatctctactaaaaacgcaaaaattagctgggtgtggtggtgcacgcctgtaatcccaggtactcggtggggctgaggcaggagaattgcttgagcccaggaagcagaggttgcagtgagccgagatcccgccattgcacgccagcctgggcgacagagtgagactccgtctccaaaaaaataaaagggggtCCCTGATCTCAGGGTGCTCACAGACTAAGACACAGACCAAGTTGTCCCTGTCTTCAGGAGATGTCAGACTCTGGGTGACGGCCAGTGGGGTTGCAGTGTGATGTGGCAGGTACAACTAAGGAACTGAAGTTCAAGTGCCACCCCGCCACCAGCTCACTCCATGGCCGTGGCAAGGCACCAGGGCTCTCTCTTCCTCTGGGATTGTTGGGGCCAGGAGTTCTCTGCTGGGGCTTGGTGGCCATTTCTGCAGCTCCCTTCCGTGTCCCTCATCCTAGACACATCGTTCATGTACATGATCGCCGGACTCTGCATGCTGAAGCTCTACCAGAAGCGGCACCCGGACATCAATGCCAGTGCCTACAGTGCCTATGCCTGCCTGGCCATTGTCATCTTCTTCTCTGTGCTGGGCGTGGTGAGGGCCTGACCTGCTCTGCTCAACCTGTATGATAGGAAAGGTGCACGTGCGTTCAGACACGTAGTGCACACCCTCCACCACCTCCTGCATGAGAGATTCCTGCTCCTCCCCTGAGATGCCTTCCTGGGCCCCTCTCAGAGTCCCAGCCTGGCTGAGCAGCGAGCCCCAGGAAGGGTGGGCCATCCGAGCCACTTCCCTCTGCACCCTCACCGCTGCCCTTGGTGGCCTCCCGACAGGTCTTTGGCAAAGGGAACACGGCGTTCTGGATCGTCTTCTCCATCATTCACATCATCGCCACCCTGCTTCTCAGCACGCAGCTCTATTACATGGGCCGCTGGAAACTGGGTAAGGGCACGCCCGGGGCAGGGCCTGGGGGGCCTCGGGAACCCGGATGCATGGGAGACGCTCAGGTTCTGTCTTCTTGGGGGCCCTGGAGTCACTGGGTGAGGAATTAGATCAGGCCTGGGCTCCTCAGCTGGCACATCCCAGGGGTCCAGCAAAGGAGGGTGCCCCGTGCCTGTCAGCACCACTCCCTTCTCTTTGCAGACTCGGGGATCTTCCGCCGCATCCTCCATGTGCTCTACACAGACTGCATCCGGCAGTGCAGCGGGCCGCTCTACGTGGTACCTGCCTGGTTCCCCTGCTCCATTCTCCacatctcctttcttccctctgatGGGGGAGCGGGGCTGGGCTGAGGACCCAGGGGAGAGTGGGGACCAGCTGGCTGGGCCTTCTTCCACcaccctccctgcccctgccctcagTCCCTGTGTCCCTGCTTCCCTCCAGGACCGCATGGTGCTGCTGGTCATGGGCAACGTCATCAACTGGTCGCTGTGAGTATGGTCAGCGGTAGTGGCCTGGCTGGGTGGACAGCTGGGAACTTGGTCAGCCACTGGCTGCCTTGGGGGCTGAGGACAACTTCCAAATGTTGGGCATAAGACATGGGGGCTAAGAGAGGTCTTGGCCTCTCTTCTCTCTCGGCATCTGGGCTTCTAGACTCTTCTGTGGGCTTCTGAACACAGCCCAACATCATAATAAAACATGGCGGGGCAAGGAAGGAAGAGCACTTCCTTGCCCTTGGCCTTCCTGCTTCACCATCCTTCGTCCCTCTTGCCAGGGCTGCCTATGGGCTTATCATGCGCCCCAATGATTTCGCCTCCTACTTGTTGGCCATTGGCATTTGCAACCTGCTCCTTTACTTCGCCTTCTACATCATTATGAAGGTGAGTGGGGCTGGCCAAGCCCCCTCTGTCAGCTGCTCTGCTATCTGGGGAGAGATGGGCCCGGCAGCACTGAGGGGCAGTGAGAAGTTTTCTGTCCCGTCTTTGCTGGTTGCGGAGGGGAGAGGCGAAAGCCTCTTGCATGGGCCCCTGGGAGCCAACTGCAGCCCAAAGACCATTTACTGAGCCCCTTCCAAGGGCCCTTGAAACAGGTGGCATTTTAGGCTGCAGTTGTAAGTGCCCCTTTCCATGCAGAAGGGGCTGAGGGGAGGTAGGGTGTGGGCCTCTCAGGATCAGGTGCTTCCCCAGAAACCATCCTGCCTTCCAATCTGATTGGAGCCCCCTGCTCCAGTACACTATCCCGACACGGTTCTGGATACAtggaggccaggtggggtggaCATCGGGGTGGTGGCAGGTTGAGCTCTGTGGttgtgtggaatggtatgaatcCAAGGAGCAGTCCTGAAGGCCTGGGAGGCCATGAGGAAAGAGAATCTGGGAAGGCTGGGTGGGACAGCGGTGTGGGATAGGGGTAAGCCCTCAGACTGCTGTCCCTGCCTGGCCCCTCCCAGCTCCGGAGTGGGGAAAGGATCAAGCTCATCCCCCTGCTCTGCATCGTTTGCACCTCCGTGGTCTGGGGCTTCGcgctcttcttcttcttccagggACTCAGCACCTGGCAGGTGAGCACTCACCCACAGGCTCCTTGTGAGCCAACAAGTGCCCAGTCCTCTTTTTAAACATCGGGGCTGGGCCTGGGattacctataatcccagcatgttgggaagctgaggcaggaggatcacttgaggcgttcaagaccagcctctagtaagaacccgtctctacaaaaaataaaaaaataaaaataaaaaaattagcctggcatggtggcattcaccagtagtcctagctaccccaGAAGCGGAGGCAAGAAGATAGCCTGtgcaggagttccaggctgcagtgagccgagatcgcaccattgcactctagcctggacgatagaccacgtctctaaaaaaaaaattttaaacatcattTGGGGACACCTACCATAGGCCAACACTGTCATAGCGGCTTCCCCAGTTAATCCTCctagcattccagcctggagatAGCTCCAGTTTACTTATGAGacagatgaggctcagagaggccaagtgaCTTCCCCAGGGCACATAGCCAGTGAGTGGCACAGCTGGCATTTGAAACCAGCAAGGCTTAGCTCTCTTCTCTGCCTTGCAGGACACCTACTACGTGTCAGGCTTTAATTCTGGGAATAGAACTAAGTCTGACATGGTCTCTGAGGGACTCATAAACTAGCCGAAGAGGGCTAGAAGGACTATTGGTGCATGACTGTTAGTGCTGTTTACGATGTGATACATGAAATGAAGGGCACAGGCAAGACGGGACAGGGGACTAACGGGTCTCTCCGAGTTAGGAGTCCAGGAAAACTTCCTGGAAGAAGTGGGCCTTGTTCTGGGCTATAAAAGTCTTGGGTGAGggggtctgggcacagtggctcacgcctgtaatcccagcactttgggaggccgaagtgggcggatcacgaggtcaagagatcaagaccatcctggccaacatggtgaaaccccatctctagtaaaaatacaaaagttagctgggcgtggtggcgggcacctgtagtctcagctactcgggaggctgagacaggagattgcttgaacccgggaggtggaggttgccgtgagccgagatctctccactgcactccagcctggcaacagagcaagactctgtctcaaaaaaaaaaaaaaaaaaagtcttgggtAATGGGGAAGAGCCCCATGGCCCAGACCTACTGTGACCTTAGTAATGATACAGGGGCAGATTTGGAGGTCAGTGAATGCACTCATTTGGGAGCCAAGcagactgtgagctccctgagggtGGGGCAGGTCTTGGTTATGTCTGTGGCCTCAGCATGTAGCACAGACAGACACAGCCTGGATGAGCTTATGGATGAGCTCTATGAGTAGAGCAGGGAGGACCTTGAGTGCTACAGGTTATGGCTACTGTCCCGGAGCAGGGGTGTGACCTGACAGTAGTGCTTTGGAAAAAACAACGAGCCTGCAGAAAGATTAGACCACGGGCGGAGTCCAAGGCCGGGAAGTGGGTGAGAAGGCCTTCTGCCATCTCTGAGCTGAAGGCCTTCAAGGTTGTTGCAACCCTGTGCTCTTAGGTCAAGGGAAGAGAatcagaaggaaggaggagggtaagagtgaaagaaaggagaagagaagccAGTGAACTCAGGGAGAAGTTTGTAACCAAAGGCCATTTCTTAGATCGGGAAGGGGTGGGGACGAGGAAAAGGGACAGGTCAGAATTCCTGCTGTCCTGCCTGGGGCTGGAGAGAGGGGTGCCCAGGAGCAAG
Coding sequences within:
- the SIDT2 gene encoding SID1 transmembrane family member 2 isoform X1 produces the protein MFALGLPFLALLVASVESHLGVLGPKNVSQKDAEFERTYVDEVNSELVNIYTFNHTVTRNRTEGVRVSVNVLNKQKGAPLLFVVRQKEAVVSFQVPLILRGMFQRKYLYQKVERTLCQPPTKNESEIQFFYVDVSTLSPVNTTYQLRVSRMDDFVLRTGEQFSFNTTAAQPQYFKYEFPEGVDSVIVKVTSNKAFPCSVISIQDVLCPVYDLDNNVAFIGMYQTMTKKAAITVQRKDFPSNSFYVVVVVKTEDQACGGSLPFYPFVEDEPVDQGHRQKTLSVLVSQAVTSEAYVSGMLFCLGIFLSFYLLTVLLACWENWRQKKKTLLVAIDRACPESGHPRVLADSFPGSSPYEGYNYGSFENVSGSTDGLVDSAGTGDLSYGYQGRSFEPVGTRPRVDSMSSVEEDDYDTLTDIDSDKNVIRTKQYLYVADLARKDKRVLRKKYQIYFWNIATIAVFYALPVVQLVITYQTVVNVTGNQDICYYNFLCAHPLGNLSAFNNILSNLGYILLGLLFLLIILQREINHNRALLRNDLYALECGIPKHFGLFYAMGTALMMEGLLSACYHVCPNYTNFQFDTSFMYMIAGLCMLKLYQKRHPDINASAYSAYACLAIVIFFSVLGVVFGKGNTAFWIVFSIIHIIATLLLSTQLYYMGRWKLDSGIFRRILHVLYTDCIRQCSGPLYVDRMVLLVMGNVINWSLAAYGLIMRPNDFASYLLAIGICNLLLYFAFYIIMKLRSGERIKLIPLLCIVCTSVVWGFALFFFFQGLSTWQKTPAESREHNRDCILLDFFDDHDIWHFLSSIAMFGSFLVLLTLDDDLDTVQRDKIYVF
- the SIDT2 gene encoding SID1 transmembrane family member 2 isoform X4, translated to MFALGLPFLALLVASVESHLGVLGPKNVSQKDAEFERTYVDEVNSELVNIYTFNHTVTRNRTEGVRVSVNVLNKQKGAPLLFVVRQKEAVVSFQVPLILRGMFQRKYLYQKVERTLCQPPTKNESEIQFFYVDVSTLSPVNTTYQLRVSRMDDFVLRTGEQFSFNTTAAQPQYFKYEFPEGVDSVIVKVTSNKAFPCSVISIQDVLCPVYDLDNNVAFIGMYQTMTKKAAITVQRKDFPSNSFYVVVVVKTEDQACGGSLPFYPFVEDEPVDQGHRQKTLSVLVSQAVTSEAYVSGMLFCLGIFLSFYLLTVLLACWENWRQKKKTLLVAIDRACPESGHPRVLADSFPGSSPYEGYNYGSFENVSGSTDGLVDSAGTGDLSYGYQGHDQFKRRLPSGQMRQLCLPMGRSFEPVGTRPRVDSMSSVEEDDYDTLTDIDSDKNVIRTKQYLYVADLARKDKRVLRKKYQIYFWNIATIAVFYALPVVQLVITYQTVVNVTGNQDICYYNFLCAHPLGNLSAFNNILSNLGYILLGLLFLLIILQREINHNRALLRNDLYALECGIPKHFGLFYAMGTALMMEGLLSACYHVCPNYTNFQFDTSFMYMIAGLCMLKLYQKRHPDINASAYSAYACLAIVIFFSVLGVVFGKGNTAFWIVFSIIHIIATLLLSTQLYYMGRWKLDSGIFRRILHVLYTDCIRQCSGPLYVDRMVLLVMGNVINWSLAAYGLIMRPNDFASYLLAIGICNLLLYFAFYIIMKLRSGERIKLIPLLCIVCTSVVWGFALFFFFQGLSTWQKTPAESREHNRDCILLDFFDDHDIWHFLSSIAMFGSFLVLLTLDDDLDTVQRDKIYVF
- the SIDT2 gene encoding SID1 transmembrane family member 2 isoform X2 produces the protein MFQRKYLYQKVERTLCQPPTKNESEIQFFYVDVSTLSPVNTTYQLRVSRMDDFVLRTGEQFSFNTTAAQPQYFKYEFPEGVDSVIVKVTSNKAFPCSVISIQDVLCPVYDLDNNVAFIGMYQTMTKKAAITVQRKDFPSNSFYVVVVVKTEDQACGGSLPFYPFVEDEPVDQGHRQKTLSVLVSQAVTSEAYVSGMLFCLGIFLSFYLLTVLLACWENWRQKKKTLLVAIDRACPESGHPRVLADSFPGSSPYEGYNYGSFENVSGSTDGLVDSAGTGDLSYGYQGRSFEPVGTRPRVDSMSSVEEDDYDTLTDIDSDKNVIRTKQYLYVADLARKDKRVLRKKYQIYFWNIATIAVFYALPVVQLVITYQTVVNVTGNQDICYYNFLCAHPLGNLSAFNNILSNLGYILLGLLFLLIILQREINHNRALLRNDLYALECGIPKHFGLFYAMGTALMMEGLLSACYHVCPNYTNFQFDTSFMYMIAGLCMLKLYQKRHPDINASAYSAYACLAIVIFFSVLGVVFGKGNTAFWIVFSIIHIIATLLLSTQLYYMGRWKLDSGIFRRILHVLYTDCIRQCSGPLYVDRMVLLVMGNVINWSLAAYGLIMRPNDFASYLLAIGICNLLLYFAFYIIMKLRSGERIKLIPLLCIVCTSVVWGFALFFFFQGLSTWQKTPAESREHNRDCILLDFFDDHDIWHFLSSIAMFGSFLVSGPPGRAEWIREGSSCLLLCG
- the SIDT2 gene encoding SID1 transmembrane family member 2 isoform X3; its protein translation is MDDFVLRTGEQFSFNTTAAQPQYFKYEFPEGVDSVIVKVTSNKAFPCSVISIQDVLCPVYDLDNNVAFIGMYQTMTKKAAITVQRKDFPSNSFYVVVVVKTEDQACGGSLPFYPFVEDEPVDQGHRQKTLSVLVSQAVTSEAYVSGMLFCLGIFLSFYLLTVLLACWENWRQKKKTLLVAIDRACPESGHPRVLADSFPGSSPYEGYNYGSFENVSGSTDGLVDSAGTGDLSYGYQGRSFEPVGTRPRVDSMSSVEEDDYDTLTDIDSDKNVIRTKQYLYVADLARKDKRVLRKKYQIYFWNIATIAVFYALPVVQLVITYQTVVNVTGNQDICYYNFLCAHPLGNLSAFNNILSNLGYILLGLLFLLIILQREINHNRALLRNDLYALECGIPKHFGLFYAMGTALMMEGLLSACYHVCPNYTNFQFDTSFMYMIAGLCMLKLYQKRHPDINASAYSAYACLAIVIFFSVLGVVFGKGNTAFWIVFSIIHIIATLLLSTQLYYMGRWKLDSGIFRRILHVLYTDCIRQCSGPLYVDRMVLLVMGNVINWSLAAYGLIMRPNDFASYLLAIGICNLLLYFAFYIIMKLRSGERIKLIPLLCIVCTSVVWGFALFFFFQGLSTWQKTPAESREHNRDCILLDFFDDHDIWHFLSSIAMFGSFLVSGPPGRAEWIREGSSCLLLCG